In Salvia miltiorrhiza cultivar Shanhuang (shh) chromosome 4, IMPLAD_Smil_shh, whole genome shotgun sequence, the DNA window GTGTCAGCGAACATGCGCTTGCCTCCTCTCCTCTCGAGTCTACTGACTCACCACCACCTTCCTCTATCATTCCACACCCATCATTTTACGACGTCGTCTCGTCTGCATACCATAACTACTACTGCTCTATTCAAACCCACAAAAGTCTTCCTTCTTCCGTGactcgttctctctctctctctctttctctcacacACGCATTGCGTGCTTCTCTTCCCTTTCCAGTCCACTCCACGCCCGCCGCACATGCTTCTCCTCCTCTCCTCATGAATCGGACCTTGAGAGAATCCGTCATCGGCGCCGGCCGCAACCACCGCCGAGGCCACAGCATCAATGGAGTCCCCAATTCCAGGGATTCCACCGACGACAATCTAGATCTCTTCTCCAAAAGCCGCCGCAGCCTCTCCGTCGCCCCTTCCGACGAGCCAGATGGTATTTACACTCATCTTCTCCCCTCCAATCACGTTACTGCTACGGATGAGACGGAGATGAGACTCCGTCGCATGTCTtcttttttttggcaatatctACTAATTATGATGAGTAGGGGATGGTTTTAGTAGGTAATTAGTGGAAACGACGTCGTGCCTGCGTTTTTCCTTTTTCCATTTTTGCAATCGTTGAGTTGAGTGCTGTGCGCCTCTCTTTGTTTTTTCAGTTACCGTTACGTTGTTTGAGCTGCTTCTATCCTTTCCTTTGATCTGGAGCTGATTTTTGTGTTTAGTGCCGTTGAAATTGGGGAGGCTTTCGCTTGGATCCGCGAAACCGGGGAGGACTGGATTAGATGATTTATTGTCATCGGGTGATGGAGGGAAGCACGACTATGATTGGTAATTCTACAAATctcgttttcatttttttttttccatattcATGATCAGATCTAGCTTGTGCCACGGTCGACCTCCTTTAATAATAGTTTTTCTTTATCTGATACTTTCAGTGATTTCCGATAAATTTCGTATGCATATGGTTTATTCCTTCCTTCTATTTGTTGACAATTTTTTAGCTGCTAATCAATCTGCACTGCTATCGCTCTTTTGTTAATTTAGGGATGATAACGTGTTGGTTTTACCATAACGCCATGGATAAACAACATATCTGAACTGATGTGATGAGATAGCTTGCTAATAAGTGTAATTGTGTAAACAACCTCATAAACTTAGTAAAGAGTAATTGGAGAGACGGCCGGATATGGACTATTGGtgaacttttttttatgagagTTATATCTCGAAAAAATGCCATTATTAGACATTTCGCTGAATCAAGATTGAGCTCGCATGCTGAAAAGAAGAAATTATCTTGATATGAATTTTCCAGATCAGGAAAATTTTAGTTGGTTTCTGCACGAACTTTAAACATGAAGAGATTACTCGAAATTTTCCTTAAGTCATAGATTATTTCATGCAGTTAGGCTTTGATATAAATCAAAACTTTGGGCTCAGGTAGTCAGGTTGCCTCATTGTTCACTACCAATATACGTTATTAGTTGATACCATGACATTGAAGTCTGAATCTGAAGATAATCCAACTAATTTAGTTGAAAAATTGTCTTGTTCAATCACACTTCTATCAATTAATCATCACTTCCTTTATCTAATAGGCTTCTTACTCCTCCTGGAACTCCGTTGGTCCCTTCTTTTGATGGAAATGAATCACAGGCCGGTCTCATGGCTCCAAGGAGTGGTCCATTGGTCCGATCAATCTCGACAGCCAAAGCTTCACGGGTATGCCAATCTGCCTTGCTATGTTATACAAGCTTTCAGCACATCTTTGCTCCTTCTTTCTGCTGCTTCTGTGTTGATTATAAAACACAGTTGTATCTTTATTATATTTGCTGAAGTTGACTTACTATTTTATCACATTGtagtatttatatattttacagTATTTACTTCCCTTTTTGAATGTTTGTGATCAAACCAAGTTTTTTATTTCCAGTTATCAGTGTCTCATTCAGAGAACAACCATGTGGCGAAACCAACTCGAAGCAGTTCGGTGACCAGACCTTCTATTTCTACTTCCCAGTATAGCACCTATTCCAATAAATCAACATCCATTCTCAACACAAGTTCTGCTTCTGTTTCATCTTATATCAGACCGTCTACACCTACCAACCGACCCTCATCAAGGCCTTCTACCCCTTCTGCGCGTCAGACAGCATCTAGATCTTCAACTCCTTCTAAACCCCGTCCTACGCACAGTACCTCTTCGATTGATAAACCAAGAGCAACCCAAAATTCAAGACCATCTACTCCCACTTCTAGGCCTCAACTTTCTACAACCTTGAATTCTCCTGCTCCTCGCACTACATCAAGGCCATCAACACCAACCCGTCGAAATTCCACACCATCATATTCTCCCGTATCTGGACCATCAACCCCTGGTGGGCGTAGTCTCACAAACGGGAAAACTGCTACTTCAGTTTCACGACCAAGCTCCCCTGGACCACGAGTTCGGGCTCCGCCACAACCAATCATACTCCATGATTTTCCACATGATACACCACCAAACCTTAGAACCACTTTGCCAGATAGACCAATATCTGCTGGGAGGTCCAGACCTGGTGTGGCTCTCACTGGAAAAGGGAATGCAGAGCCCATCACAAACAGTGCTAGCATTGCTAGGCGACAGTCATCTCCAGTGGTAAGCAGGGGAAGGCTTCCAGAACCCACTGGAAGGACCCGAACACCTTCCAATGGACCGTCGAATGATGTTGTTGACTCAAGGAGAGAGTTGTCATCACGGAAACCTGCAAAGACATCCGCAGATAGCACAGGGTTTGGCCGTACAATCTCAAAAAAATCTCTTGACATGGCCATACGGCATATGGTAATCATCCCTTATCTTACGTATCAACATTTGATTTTCTAAATAGAGGGTTGATTAAGTTCTTGTTGTATCGCAGGATATACGAAATGGAAACAATGGGTTTCGAGGATCGAATCTTTTCCCTCAAAGCATTAGATCCAGCAATCAGAAAGTACATCCAGGTACAGCATCCGGCAACAGAAGCCTGTCCGTGGCAGAAAACGGCAGCCGGTTTTCTGAGAGTGGCAGTGAGGAAGACAAGTCTCAGTGTTGTGCAAAATTAAGCAACATTGATATTTACGAAAGTTCCCGGTACGACATGATTCTTCTGAAAGAGGATCTCAAGAACACAAATTGGCTACATAGTATTGATGATAAGTCTGACCAAGAATCCATCTTTGATAATGGATTTGAACTTCTGCCAGAACCATTTGATCCATTATAGCCTTCGTGACTTTGTTTAGTCCCgaattttattattcttttaatCATGAAATGTTGAGGGACATGAGAATGTGATTTATCAATTATCATACATACCCCTATGAGGTGCATAGGCATTGTTGTTGTACGAGAtatattgtaaaattttaacaaagaaacaaaatattttaaaattttaataacctattagttttaaattcatttttgataatttttatatcatattaaagatcttctgacgaacttaaacttaagatgcacattgagtattttttatataaattaaatttgacaatttttagaaaaaaattaaaatcataaaaagaaaggagaaaaaaataataaaaaaattgatgggagaagagagaga includes these proteins:
- the LOC131019799 gene encoding uncharacterized protein LOC131019799, with product MNRTLRESVIGAGRNHRRGHSINGVPNSRDSTDDNLDLFSKSRRSLSVAPSDEPDVPLKLGRLSLGSAKPGRTGLDDLLSSGDGGKHDYDWLLTPPGTPLVPSFDGNESQAGLMAPRSGPLVRSISTAKASRLSVSHSENNHVAKPTRSSSVTRPSISTSQYSTYSNKSTSILNTSSASVSSYIRPSTPTNRPSSRPSTPSARQTASRSSTPSKPRPTHSTSSIDKPRATQNSRPSTPTSRPQLSTTLNSPAPRTTSRPSTPTRRNSTPSYSPVSGPSTPGGRSLTNGKTATSVSRPSSPGPRVRAPPQPIILHDFPHDTPPNLRTTLPDRPISAGRSRPGVALTGKGNAEPITNSASIARRQSSPVVSRGRLPEPTGRTRTPSNGPSNDVVDSRRELSSRKPAKTSADSTGFGRTISKKSLDMAIRHMDIRNGNNGFRGSNLFPQSIRSSNQKVHPGTASGNRSLSVAENGSRFSESGSEEDKSQCCAKLSNIDIYESSRYDMILLKEDLKNTNWLHSIDDKSDQESIFDNGFELLPEPFDPL